The following are encoded together in the Salvelinus sp. IW2-2015 unplaced genomic scaffold, ASM291031v2 Un_scaffold2441, whole genome shotgun sequence genome:
- the LOC139025265 gene encoding uncharacterized protein, which translates to MTLLVVLMVVERSRRAAPASERHRPRGRTTGTWCIGTTPASGTTTGTWCIATTPASGTNHRDVVHRMTPASGTNHRGVVHRNDTGPGDDHRDVVHRNDTGPGDDHRDVVQRNDTGPGDDHRDVVQRNDTGLGDDHRDVVQRNDTGLGXVQRNDTGLGDDHRDVVQRNDTGLGDDHRDVVRVGQG; encoded by the coding sequence atgacATTATTAGTGGTCCTTATGGTTGTGGAACGCTCCCGCCGCGCTGCACCAGCATCGgaacgacaccggcctcggggacgaacCACAGGGACGTGGTGCATCGgaacgacaccggcctcggggacgaccacaGGGACGTGGTGCATCGcaacgacaccggcctcggggacgaacCACAGGGACGTGGTGCATCGgatgacaccggcctcggggacgaacCACAGGGGCGTGGTGCATCGGAACGACACCGGCCCCGGGGACGACCACAGGGACGTGGTGCATCGGAACGACACCGGCCCCGGGGACGACCACAGGGACGTGGTGCAGCGGAACGACACCGGCCCCGGGGACGACCACAGGGACGTGGTGCAGCGgaacgacaccggcctcggggacgaccacaGGGACGTGGTGCAGCGgaacgacaccggcctcggggNGGTGCAGCGgaacgacaccggcctcggggacgaccacaGGGACGTGGTGCAGCGgaacgacaccggcctcggggacgaccacaGGGACGTGGTGCGGGTCGGGCAGGGctag